The Macrobrachium nipponense isolate FS-2020 chromosome 8, ASM1510439v2, whole genome shotgun sequence nucleotide sequence tcttgtaaaattcaacaaaaataaaacttagcttaaaaaaatggccattttttccTCAGTTCCTCAATTgcataaaggtaaataaaggaaaatccctaaatttacttagataagatgaaaaaaatccagcatggggagagagagagagagagagagagagagagagagagagagagagaggagagagagagagagagagagagagagcagacaaaaaagatacgtactgcaataataaaagccataataaaaaatctttcagattatttcctgctatattttgataatcgAATTAtctcttgaaaataaaatatagaaaattaaggaaaaatcgtgagagagagagagagagagagagagagagagagagagagagagagagagagagagagaggagagtatatgaactgggtaaGGCTTCTGCAGCCTGCAGGTAACACAATTCAGCTGTTGTTGgaacgttgttgtccagatgttgttcgaagtacggagagaagtctaacgcaggaatagtcatcttgttaactgtggctgcctattcactggtgaggttcctcctgactgctgatggagctgaacagcccaaggaaaagaaactgaacgagagaattgtggccttgcgagacaccatccagggctggagagagcagcaggtgaacttggacaggaaaATTCTTCAGCTGCCAACACGAGGCTCGACCACCacgaagagattcagaaggcggggGTGGAAGGGAAGAACtcactcgtgtgatccagatcgctcaggtgttgcaacagcagggcTGGCAAGACAGGGCCCACTCACTCGAACGCGAGaacgttgtttctgaagaagaAACGATCACGAGAGGTCTCCCACGTTTCCGGGACAGGTGGTTTAGGCCGCCACTGGTTCGGGAAATGGACAGGTGAGGCCCACCACAGGTCCTGGACTGGCAGGCGAGGCTGCCATGGGTCCGGGGACGGGTGGGTGAGGCTGCCACGCATCCTGGGACGGATGTGTGAGGCCCGCCTCAGGTCTTCGGGGGGGCTGGCAAGGACCCCCATGGGTTCTCGGACGCACGGGCGAGGCTGCCATGGGTCCAGGGACGAGCGGGTGATTCCGccatgggtcctgggacgggGGGCAACTtctgccatgggtcccgggacaggcagacGATTCTGCAACGGGTCCTTGGACGGGAGGGCGATTCCGCCATGGGTCCTGGGACAGGCAGGCAAAGGCCTCCACAGGTCCCAGGACGGGGGGCGATTCCGCCACGGGTCACAGGACGGCGGGCGATTCTGCCACAGGTCCTGGGAGGGAGGCAGGCGGGCGATTCTGCCACAGTTCTCGGGACGGGCAGGCGATTCCGCCACGGGTCACGGGACAGGTGGGCGAAtccgccacgggtcctgggacaggcgggcaaggCCCACCACGGGTCCCGCGATAGGTGGACGAGGCCCACCATGGGTCCTGAGATGGTGGGTGAGGCCGCCGCCCATCCCAGccaccactggtcccgggacgcgCGGGCGAGAGgctgccacgggtcctgggatgggcgggggGAGGCCCACCACGGGACCTGGGACAGGCGGGCTAGGCCCACCACGGGGTCCGGGACAGGCAGGCGCGTCCACCACGGGTCCCGTCGTATGGGTGGGCAACACACATGGGTCTTGGGATGGCGGGCCCTGTTTCCTGGGAATGGCAGGCAAGGCCCAACAAGGGTCCCAGGACAGG carries:
- the LOC135223165 gene encoding collagen alpha-2(I) chain-like; translation: MGSRTHGRGCHGSRDERVIPPWVLGRGATSAMGPGTGRRFCNGSLDGRAIPPWVLGQAGKGLHRSQDGGRFRHGSQDGGRFCHRSWEGGRRAILPQFSGRAGDSATGHGTGGRIRHGSWDRRARPTTGPAIGGRGPPWVLRWWVRPPPIPATTGPGTRGREAATGPGMGGGRPTTGPGTGGLGPPRGPGQAGASTTGPVVWVGNTHGSWDGGPCFLGMAGKAQQGSQDRFVMGLGRATETRHRSRDRWVRPATGSGMGGRGPSLVPGMGGQGPPRVSGWAVPSLTKGIMS